Genomic DNA from Lactiplantibacillus paraplantarum:
CAGTTATTGAGCACCCAAATTGACAGTTATAAGACCTACCAAAATAATAAAGACAAAAGTCAGGCTGAACTTAGCTTTAATACGGTAGTCACCAAGTTCTTTAAGGTCATGAACAACTTTAAGCCCAAGACCTACGGACAGCGTAAAGATGGCGTGAAAGACTTGATTTCCGACAAGCTATATCAGCAATACTTTTCAAATAAGGGCACGTATGGTGATAGCAATAGTGTTTCAGCTAAGTTAAATCAACTGAACCTGTATACGCAAAGTAAGCAGGGGCAAAATATGAAAGGCTTGGCCGTTGTCAGTTACGAAAGTAAGAGTGGCGACAACGACTGGCAAAAGGCGACGGTACTTTATCAAGTGACTTTCGATACCACCACGGATCGAATCACCGCGGTACAAAATTTAGGTAGTAGTTTTAAAGCCAGTGACCTTAATTAAACGCGTTGGTAAAGCCCTAGCGGTAATCGTGGTGGTTTTAGCCGTTAGCGGGTTTGCTGGTCATCAATATGTCAATCACGTAGAAAAGCAGCGATCAATCGTGACGCTGGCTAAGCATCCTAAAAAAGCGTTGTTCTTCTATCGCGATGATTGCCCGGATTGCCAAGCTATTTTCCACCAGATTTATTGGCATAACGTCATCAGTCACAACATCATTTTGATTAATATGAACCAACCGCAGAATCGGCATTACATTAAAAAATATCAATTAACGTCAGTACCAACCTTGATCAGTGGCAATCAACGGTATGTTGGTACCAAGCAGTCGCAAATTAAACGAATCGTAGGTGATTAGAAATGAAAGATAGAAGCATAGCTGTGATTAAAGCTAGTTGGCCGTATCTACTAACGCTAATCATTGGCTTGTATTTAGCGGAGATTTTAGCCGGAGTAGTCATGGCCTTGTCCCGCTATAAACTAACTTTTGCGGATCATATGCCAACGGTGTTAAAGCAGTTAGTCTTACACCCCTGGCACTATTACAACTTGTATTTGGGTCAAAAGAACCCGGTATTAATTATCGTCAGTATTGCTGTGGTACTATACACCGTCTATTTTGCCTTGAAACGGAACAGCAAGCATAAAGCTTGGGAAACTGCGGACACTGAAACCCACGGGAGTGCGACTTGGGGCAATCTAAAAGAGTTGAGCGACCATTACTTTAGTATCAATGCCAAAGACCTCACCACAGCGTTTAACAGGAGCACCACAACAGAAATATTAGAGGCATTAACAAAACAAGAAACACAATCCAAGACAGGCAAGTGAAAGGGAGTAAGAAGCATGAACAGACCAGATTTATTAGTACGAATAGTTACGATCATCATGTTGTTAATTGCGATAGTTTTGTTCCTATTTCAGGGAGGGAGCACACTAACTTTTGTATTTACAATTATCACAGTCATTTTATCTTTCATTTATCAGTTAATCAGAATACAGATGAAAAAGAAGTAAATCAGAAAAGTCATCTAAAGCTAACCGCATTGGAGGTAAACGCATGAATGGGACAATTTTAGGAATCGTGGATAAACAAATTGTTTACCAAAATAACAGTACCAAACCCAACCGGAACATCTTTGTGGTTGGGGGCCCAGGATCGTATAAGACTCAATCAGTCGTGATTACCAACCTGTTTAACGAAACGGAGAACAGCATTGTCGTGACCGATCCAAAAGGGGAATTATACGAAAAGACGGCCGGTATCAAACTAGCCCAGGGTTATCAAGTACATGTCGTCAACTTTGCCAACATGGCGCACAGTGATCGCTACAATCCTTTTGATTATATTCAACGGGATATTCAAGCTGAAACCGTCGCCACGAAGATCGTTCAGAGTGAAAATGCCGAAGGCAAAAAAGATGTGTGGTTTAGTACCCAAAGACAGCTTTTGAAGGCTTTAATCCTGTTTGTCATGAACCACCGGTCACCAGAACAACGGAATTTGGCGGGTGTGACCCAAGTGTTGCAAGAAAACGATGTGGAAGCCGAGGAAAAGGGCGCAGATAGTCCGTTAGATATCTTGTTTCTTGATTTAACCATGACTGATCCAGCGAGACGCGCTTATGAGTTAGGGTTCAAAAAAGCCAAAGGGGAAATGAAAGCCAGCATTATTGAAAGCCTGTTGGCGACCATCTCGAAATTCGTTGACAAAGAAGTGGCTGATTTTACCAGCTTTTCTGATTTTGATTTAAAAGAGATCGGCAATGACAAAGTGGTGCTATACGTGATTATCCCCGTCATGGATAATACTTATGAAAGCTTCATCAATCTGTTTTTCTCACAATTATTTGATGAATTATACAAATTAGCCGCCAATCATCACGCTAAATTGCCCCACCAAGTCGACTTTATTCTTGATGAATTTGTCAATTTAGGGAAGTTTCCTAAGTACGAAGAATTTCTGGCGACGTGCCGGGGGTACGGTATTGGCGTGACGACCATTTGTCAGACCTTAACCCAGCTCCAAGCCTTGTATGGTAAGGATAAGGCCGAAAGTATCTTAGGTAATCATGCCGTTAAGATTTGCTTAAATGCTGCTAATGACGTGACTGCTAAATATTTCAGTGATTTACTGGGAAAATCAACTGTTAAAGTTGAAACGGGAAGCGAAAGTACTAGTCACAGTAAGGAAGAGAGCCATAGCAAGAGCGATAGTTACAGCTATACGAGCCGTTCGCTCATGACGCCCGATGAAATTATGCGTATGCCTGAAGATCAGAGCCTATTAATCTTTAGTAATGCGCGACCAGTCAAAGCTACAAAAGCGTTCCAATTTAAACTATTTCCAGGGGCTGATCATTTGGTTAACTTGTCACAGAATGAGTATCAAGGCCAACCAGAAGCCAGCCAGGAAACCCACTTTAAGAATAAGGTAGATAAGTGGAATCAGACAGTTAAAGCACAGCACCAAGCCAAAAAAGACGATCAAACAACCGATGACGAAGAAGACAAATTGCAGGATAATATCGATCAAGAATTAGAGTCTAGACATAAGAAAATGCTTGGATAATGGAGGACATATTAATGAAAAAATATCGGAAATATATAATCGCCGTGATGACGGTGTTGCTGATTGTCGTTGGTCTTACCGCTTGTGGGAAGTCTACAGCACAGGATTTGCAAAGTCACCAGTGGACGTTTGCTTCTAGCAAAGATAATGGTATGGCCGCTACTGCAAAGTTTTCAAAAAGCAATCTAACACTTACCCAAGCGGGATTTAGTGAAGTGTATGAGTACAAGTTGCTTGAAAGCAAGGGCAATGAACAAATTAAGTTCATTGGTAAAAATAGTGTTTCAGGTAGCACAGAAACACGACTGTTTAAGATTAAGAAGCAATCAGACAAATATAAACTAACACCAATTAACACACTAGCTAAAAGTGATACTGGTACAGTCTCACTTATTCCCAAATAGACAAAGGAGGGATTTAAAATGACAAATATCATTCAATCAGCTATTACACACTTTTTTGAATGGGCATTATCTGGTTTGTTGGACGGTTTATTCAACATCTGCAAGGCCATTATTGACCAAGCCAATCAAAGCTTGCCAATTGTTAAAACGTGGTATGCCATCTTCCTGTCCTTTGCGACATCGTTAGTCGTTGTGGTCGTCCTTGGCCGCATTGTGATGACAATTCTAAAAGAGGCAGATGAAAGTACCGATGTGACTTGGGCTAATATCATCATGGACGGGATTAAATCAGCGGCCGTGATTCCGGTTTTCGTGTTTTTACAGGGCTTTATTCAAGGTTCAATTACCTTGCCCCTGCTAAAGTATATGTTTAGTTCTGATCAGAAATTCACTGCTAAATCAATTACCGGCATGAATAAAGTTCCTGGGCTAAAAGATGTTGGCATTTCGCTACCCTTACAGATTTTGTTTCTGCTAATCTTCACTGTCGTAACCGTCGTGTTCTTTATCAAGATGTGTGTGTTTGTGGCTGATATGGCTTGGTATAACCTGACAATTCCTTTAGCTGCAATGAGCATGGCGACTGAAAGCTTTGATTATAGTGGCACGTGGTGGAAGAAGTATATTTATTACAATGCCTCCATTATTAGCCAGGTGCTTTGTATGTCATTATCAGTATGGTGTTTCACTAATATGGCTAAATACGGGTTTATTGCTTTTATTGCTTCAATCGGATTCGGTTTTCTGGTGGTCAAGACACCTGACGCCGTTAAAGACTTTTGGGCTTCAACCGGTGTGACTAAGAGTGCTGGTATGGGTGCCATGAGAATGTTTCAAAATTATTTCCGTAGCCACTAGGAGGGAGAAATAGTTATGAAAAAAATCGCACACTGGTTATTGGAAAAAGCCAAAAAGGATATGCGAACCGACCCTTTTACAACACCTTCCCGGCGGACTAAGCTGTCTTACTATTTTGATACCTTAGTTAGTATGATCTTCTATTTGATGGGAATTTACCTCATGTTAATGGATTTATACCAAGAGCTTTTCACAGCGAACCATACCGATTTTTTAGGAACTGCACTAATGGCCTTAGTTTTACTGCTGGGTGGCTTATTATTCCGTTGGTCAGCCTATGCAGATTTCAAAGCCATCAACCGGTATCAACAATATTTAAAGCAACAATCGATAGAGCAACAACAAGAATTGCGACGTGAAACTTGGTTGAAAGCAGCTGAACAAGGTAAAACAGAATTAGAACAGAAGCTTAATCATAAGGAGTGAATGAACATGACCACTGTTATCTTAGCTGAAAAACCCAGTCAAGCCCGGTCATACGTCCAAGCCTTTCAAAAGAGCACAAAAAAACAGGGTTACTATACGGTTAGTGACCCTGTTTTGCCCGAGAATACGCTTGTCACGTATGGTCTCGGACACTTAGTTGAACTAGCCACACCGGATAAATATGATCGGAAATACCAGCAATGGGCCTTATCTAATTTACCGATTTTTCCCGATAAATACAAGTTTGAAGTGTCAGCTAGTAAAAAGGACCAATACGGGATCGTCAAAGACCTGTTAACGAAGGCTGATACCATTATTGTTGCTACCGATAGTGGTCGGGAAGGCTCCAATATCGCATGGTCAATCATGAACCAAGCCCAGATTGACGTTAAAAAGAAGACCATTAAGCGGCTATGGTTGAATAGTTTGGAAAAAGACGCCATTATTACCGGCTTTAAAAATCTTGGTGACTGGCACAAAGACTATTTGGCTTATAAAGAAGCCCAAACTCGTCAAATTAGCGATTGGCTGATCGGTATGAATGGTAGTCCCTTATATACTTTATTGTTGAGACAAAATGGGGTGCGCGGGGTGTATTCAATTGGCCGAGTGCAGACGCCAACCTTGTATATGGTCTATCAAAGAGACCAGGCAATCAAAAACTTTAAGCCGGAACCCTATTTTGAAATAAATGCGGAAATTCTTGCTAATCAGCAAAAATTTGTTGCAAAATTAGACCCCTATCAGCGATTTAAAGACGAAACAGGGCTAATGACATTCATGCAGGCTAAACACGTTCAGAAAGGCTCACAGGCCGGTTTAATCAAGGACGTCCGAAAGCAAGGCAAGAAGCGTGCTAGTCCCCAACTATTCTCGCTATCTAGTCTCCAAAGTGCCATGAATAAACGTTATCACGCCAGTGCCAGCCAAACCTTAGTGGCTATTCAAAGCTTATACGAAGACAAACTACTCAGTTATCCCCGCACCGATTGTGCTTATATCACTGATGAAGAATTTGAGTATTTAGTGGCTAATCTGACGAAGTATCTGGGGTTAGTCTCTAAACAAGTCGCTTTAACCAATACCACCCCAAATAAGCGCTATGTTAATGGAAAAAAGGTTGAAGAACACTACGCCATTATCATGACTAAAGTCGTGCCGACGAAAGAGAAACTAGCCAGCTTGCCTAAATTACAGCAACAAGTCTATGACTTGGTTTTAAGAACCACATTAGCCATGTTTGCTGATCCTTACGAATATGAAGAAACCACCATTGTTACCCAAGTCGGCGATGCTAATTTTAAAGCAACCGGTAAGGTCCCAACTAAGCAAGGTTGGCAAGTTCTATTTGATGAAACCAAAACCGAGCAGCAAGAAGCAGCAACCTTACCGCTCGTTCACCAAGGCGATCAAGTCCAAGCAAATCTGCAAACACCGCAAAAAGAAACGACACCACCGGTACCCTTTACCGAAGGTACCCTGATTACGGCCATGAAGACCGCCGGCAAAACGCTTGATGATGAAGCAGCCCAAGCGATTCTTAAAGATGTGCAAGGCATTGGGACAAGTGCAACCCGGGCCAATGTGCTGGAAGTGTTAAAGAAACGCGGCTATCTCGTCACTGAAAAGAACAAGCTACGCGTCAGTGAAGCCGGAATTACTTTATGTAAAGCGGTTGAACTCGAACCCTTGCTAACTAGTCCAGAAATGACGGCTAAATGGGAGCAAGCGTTACAGCAAATCAGTACCGAAGAACGCACCCCGGATAACTTTTTGAGCCAGATTAAGAAGTTCGTAGTGAAATTGATCGCTGATGTCCCAACACAATTAACTGGCAGTGCAGCCATTAAGCAACAAATCAATCACCAACAGCAAGCACAAAAGTCCGACGAGGTCTTCTTAGAAACACCGCAAGCGACCGTTTTAAATAAACAGAAGTTTTACATTGTAAAGCCTAAGCAAGGCGAAAGCTTTACCCTGCCCAAGAAATGGAGCAGTAAGACCCTCGGTAAGACCGCAATTAAAGCGTTGGTCACCAAGGGTGAAACCAGCAAACTAAAGGGGTTCAAGAGCAAAAAAGGTAAGTCGTTTGACGCCAAGCTAAAACTTGACGGTCATAAATTAAGTTTTGATTTTGATTAGAACCTGCCTACCGCCCTGCACTACGTTCCGGTTGGTGAACCCGTCATTTAGGTTCACTTTTACAACCCTAAAAGTAAACCCAAACAACGAGTGAGATTAGCAAAGCAAAGGAGATCATAAAATGGATAATAAATTAGCAGTCATTGGGAGTGAATTACCAGTTTTACAGGCTAAAGGAACCTACAAGTATTTAAAAGAAATCACTGGTAACGGAGCCTATTATCAAGTGGCTTGGCAAAAATTAGCTGATGGCTACATCGCCCTTTATGGCACGACCCCGATTCAAATCAACGTAGCCCCTATATTGAATGATGTTTTTGAAGATGAGGAGGGGTAGACAATGCCGAGTAAAGCAGACGTTAAAGCCTGGAAAGCACAATTAGTCGCCCAAGCCGAACAGCAAATCCTAAAATTAACTGATAGTGACCAATTTAAAAAGTATCTCAATACCCTGGCTAAATTTCATCGTTATAGCGCCAGAAACATTGATTTAATTTATACGCAAAATCCTCAAGCCACTCAAGTCGCCGGTTTTAAGCAATGGCAGAAGGCTTTTAACCGCACCGTCAACCGGGGCGCAAAAGCGATTCGGATTGCGGCTCCGATCATTAAGAAGCTAACACCAGCCGAGCAGAAGCATCTTGATACCACCGATGAGCGCGCCATTGTCGGTTATCGCTATCTACCCGTCTTTGATGTGGCACAAACTAGCGGTGAACCAGTGTTAAGTGCTAAAGACTTTGTCAAAGAAAATTTGGCCGATCATCAGAATGTGACAAGCTTGTATAACGCATTCAAGGACTATCTAAACCAGCAAACCGACCTTAAAGTCAGTGAAGTGCCTTTAGAGACGCTAAATGGGGCTAAGGGGTATTTTCAACCCAGCACTAATGAAATCGTCATTGGTGGCGATGAGCCCGATAATGCTTTAAAATTGAAGACGTTATATCATGAATATGCGC
This window encodes:
- a CDS encoding VirD4-like conjugal transfer protein, CD1115 family encodes the protein MNGTILGIVDKQIVYQNNSTKPNRNIFVVGGPGSYKTQSVVITNLFNETENSIVVTDPKGELYEKTAGIKLAQGYQVHVVNFANMAHSDRYNPFDYIQRDIQAETVATKIVQSENAEGKKDVWFSTQRQLLKALILFVMNHRSPEQRNLAGVTQVLQENDVEAEEKGADSPLDILFLDLTMTDPARRAYELGFKKAKGEMKASIIESLLATISKFVDKEVADFTSFSDFDLKEIGNDKVVLYVIIPVMDNTYESFINLFFSQLFDELYKLAANHHAKLPHQVDFILDEFVNLGKFPKYEEFLATCRGYGIGVTTICQTLTQLQALYGKDKAESILGNHAVKICLNAANDVTAKYFSDLLGKSTVKVETGSESTSHSKEESHSKSDSYSYTSRSLMTPDEIMRMPEDQSLLIFSNARPVKATKAFQFKLFPGADHLVNLSQNEYQGQPEASQETHFKNKVDKWNQTVKAQHQAKKDDQTTDDEEDKLQDNIDQELESRHKKMLG
- a CDS encoding conjugal transfer protein TrbL family protein, with product MTNIIQSAITHFFEWALSGLLDGLFNICKAIIDQANQSLPIVKTWYAIFLSFATSLVVVVVLGRIVMTILKEADESTDVTWANIIMDGIKSAAVIPVFVFLQGFIQGSITLPLLKYMFSSDQKFTAKSITGMNKVPGLKDVGISLPLQILFLLIFTVVTVVFFIKMCVFVADMAWYNLTIPLAAMSMATESFDYSGTWWKKYIYYNASIISQVLCMSLSVWCFTNMAKYGFIAFIASIGFGFLVVKTPDAVKDFWASTGVTKSAGMGAMRMFQNYFRSH
- the topB gene encoding type IA DNA topoisomerase gives rise to the protein MTTVILAEKPSQARSYVQAFQKSTKKQGYYTVSDPVLPENTLVTYGLGHLVELATPDKYDRKYQQWALSNLPIFPDKYKFEVSASKKDQYGIVKDLLTKADTIIVATDSGREGSNIAWSIMNQAQIDVKKKTIKRLWLNSLEKDAIITGFKNLGDWHKDYLAYKEAQTRQISDWLIGMNGSPLYTLLLRQNGVRGVYSIGRVQTPTLYMVYQRDQAIKNFKPEPYFEINAEILANQQKFVAKLDPYQRFKDETGLMTFMQAKHVQKGSQAGLIKDVRKQGKKRASPQLFSLSSLQSAMNKRYHASASQTLVAIQSLYEDKLLSYPRTDCAYITDEEFEYLVANLTKYLGLVSKQVALTNTTPNKRYVNGKKVEEHYAIIMTKVVPTKEKLASLPKLQQQVYDLVLRTTLAMFADPYEYEETTIVTQVGDANFKATGKVPTKQGWQVLFDETKTEQQEAATLPLVHQGDQVQANLQTPQKETTPPVPFTEGTLITAMKTAGKTLDDEAAQAILKDVQGIGTSATRANVLEVLKKRGYLVTEKNKLRVSEAGITLCKAVELEPLLTSPEMTAKWEQALQQISTEERTPDNFLSQIKKFVVKLIADVPTQLTGSAAIKQQINHQQQAQKSDEVFLETPQATVLNKQKFYIVKPKQGESFTLPKKWSSKTLGKTAIKALVTKGETSKLKGFKSKKGKSFDAKLKLDGHKLSFDFD
- a CDS encoding ArdC-like ssDNA-binding domain-containing protein gives rise to the protein MPSKADVKAWKAQLVAQAEQQILKLTDSDQFKKYLNTLAKFHRYSARNIDLIYTQNPQATQVAGFKQWQKAFNRTVNRGAKAIRIAAPIIKKLTPAEQKHLDTTDERAIVGYRYLPVFDVAQTSGEPVLSAKDFVKENLADHQNVTSLYNAFKDYLNQQTDLKVSEVPLETLNGAKGYFQPSTNEIVIGGDEPDNALKLKTLYHEYAHSQLHGLKSAFKDRPRAYQETQAEAIAYVAMQNIGVDTSNYSLGYVATWAKDKAVIHSALSEIQQVSNKVIELSDGLTKQLGLQEAQKEPEHNLKKLSAHDLNKSYQGLQQQIQQATSPQQKAQFKKQLNDVHQEISERTQKQLKSFAEQHPEIKQPDSEPDQSLKR